A stretch of the Archangium violaceum genome encodes the following:
- the mvk gene encoding mevalonate kinase yields the protein MDTNDSSSLSGFGAGKVILLGEHSVVYGYPALAGPLSRGVRARGEASNKCQLVIPEALTPEQRKVLKAAFARAMAACGEPGVKVSFDTDLPLSMGLGSSGALSVACARVLLQAAGRKTSASEVAAVAWEMEQEFHGTPSGVDHTTSAMEQLILYRRKPGAEQGRAKVVESPKPVKLVVVMAGARSPTKLTVGALRERQKRWSERYQRIFREIGLLASEGAEAVEEGDLEALGDVMNVNHGLLAALGLSSPGLDDMVHRLRNMGALGAKLTGAGGDGGAVIGLFTDTGPVVHELTRLGIRCFDSQLAGPRAEGTRGAA from the coding sequence ATGGACACGAACGACTCTTCCTCCCTGTCTGGCTTCGGTGCGGGCAAGGTCATCCTGCTGGGTGAGCACAGCGTGGTGTACGGCTACCCGGCGCTGGCCGGTCCCCTGTCGCGAGGCGTGAGGGCACGCGGCGAGGCGTCGAACAAGTGCCAGCTCGTCATTCCGGAGGCACTGACGCCGGAGCAGCGCAAGGTGCTGAAGGCGGCCTTCGCACGGGCGATGGCGGCTTGCGGCGAGCCCGGGGTGAAGGTGTCGTTCGATACGGATCTTCCGTTGTCCATGGGCCTGGGTAGCTCCGGGGCGCTGTCGGTGGCGTGCGCGCGCGTGCTGCTGCAGGCGGCCGGGCGCAAGACGTCCGCGAGCGAGGTGGCGGCCGTGGCGTGGGAGATGGAGCAGGAGTTCCACGGCACGCCCTCGGGCGTGGACCACACGACGAGCGCCATGGAGCAGCTCATCCTCTACCGCCGCAAGCCGGGCGCGGAGCAGGGCCGGGCGAAGGTGGTGGAGAGCCCCAAGCCGGTGAAGCTGGTGGTGGTGATGGCGGGCGCTCGCAGCCCCACGAAGCTGACGGTGGGCGCGCTGCGCGAGCGCCAGAAGCGCTGGTCGGAGCGCTACCAGCGCATCTTCCGGGAGATCGGCCTGCTCGCCTCCGAGGGCGCCGAGGCCGTGGAGGAGGGAGATCTGGAGGCCCTGGGCGACGTGATGAACGTCAACCACGGCCTGCTCGCGGCGCTGGGCCTGTCGTCGCCGGGGTTGGACGACATGGTGCACCGGCTGCGCAACATGGGCGCGCTGGGAGCCAAGCTGACCGGGGCGGGAGGGGATGGCGGCGCCGTCATTGGCCTCTTCACCGACACGGGCCCGGTGGTGCACGAGCTCACGCGGCTCGGCATCCGGTGCTTCGACAGCCAGCTCGCGGGACCGCGGGCCGAGGGAACCAGGGGGGCGGCATGA
- a CDS encoding nuclear transport factor 2 family protein, producing the protein MTVSNFSARLMFVMVLLVAGQGLAEPKKDKDPAFECPKLSKKLSAEEVFAGRMEALLAGNLDLAFCYYAEDAVIVLPGSVVQGREQVRIAFTNFGSVFGGVIPQPSSVTISGEIVLATFSLDTPHASVQDGADTFVIRDGRIQAQTVHASIVFHAP; encoded by the coding sequence ATGACCGTCTCGAACTTTTCCGCCCGTCTGATGTTCGTGATGGTCCTCCTGGTGGCGGGTCAGGGCCTGGCCGAGCCGAAGAAGGACAAGGATCCCGCCTTCGAGTGTCCGAAGCTGTCGAAGAAGCTCAGCGCGGAGGAGGTCTTCGCGGGCCGGATGGAGGCGCTGCTCGCCGGGAACCTGGATCTCGCCTTCTGCTACTACGCCGAGGACGCGGTGATCGTCCTACCGGGCTCGGTGGTCCAGGGACGTGAGCAGGTGCGGATTGCCTTCACGAATTTCGGGTCTGTCTTTGGGGGAGTGATTCCCCAGCCGTCGTCGGTCACCATCTCGGGGGAGATCGTGCTGGCCACCTTCTCGCTCGACACTCCACATGCTTCCGTACAGGACGGCGCGGATACGTTCGTGATTCGCGATGGGCGCATTCAGGCGCAGACGGTCCATGCCAGTATCGTCTTCCACGCGCCCTGA
- a CDS encoding thiamine pyrophosphate-dependent enzyme → MSVIALKDVCSERLVQAPTEPSSETRAGTFVEVLLGRLEALGVRSAFGLVGGAIAPLAHALALSRLQAFHFRHEGGAGFAAVESSLASGRPTVLFTTTGPGLLNALTPVAAGHWEGAKLLVLSGSTSSAQRGRWACQETSSHTLPQSGLFTSGPLFHYATTVENPAELDTVCARLASGFARPGGFIAHVSLPLSVQMAQVPSASSSPLIRPGGPACSPEELAEIARMLAERETVLWVGFGARHAAAEVRALAERLGAPVMSSPRGKGIFPERHPLYLGSTGLGGHATVDRYFIAHRPEHVLVLGSRLSEPTSFWNPLFIPTQGFIHVDVDPEVPGSAYPTARVLPVQAEVKGFLHRLLGLLPAQRRAPRAVEGLAAEELLAPRQEGPVRPRVLMERVQSLIIDRSDAVVMTESGNAFAWGNQHLRFEEPGRYRVSTGFGSMGHMASGVVGLALARGGKAVAIVGDGSMLMNNELSTAAQYRAPAVWIIMNDAQYGMVEQGMRALGFQPLETAIPRADFVSIARACGADGVRVEHEPELDPALEAALAARGPFVVDVAIDPHETAPWMRRIQNLIVQGAESQKGGER, encoded by the coding sequence GTGTCTGTCATTGCATTGAAGGATGTGTGCTCCGAGCGGCTCGTGCAGGCGCCCACGGAGCCGTCATCCGAGACACGGGCTGGCACCTTCGTGGAGGTGTTGTTGGGGCGGCTCGAGGCGCTCGGCGTACGAAGCGCGTTCGGGTTGGTGGGGGGAGCGATCGCCCCCCTGGCCCATGCGCTCGCGCTCAGCCGGCTTCAGGCCTTCCACTTCCGGCACGAGGGAGGCGCGGGCTTCGCCGCGGTGGAATCCTCGCTCGCCTCGGGCCGGCCCACGGTGCTCTTCACCACCACGGGCCCCGGGTTGCTCAACGCACTGACTCCGGTGGCGGCTGGCCACTGGGAGGGCGCGAAGCTCCTGGTGTTGTCGGGGAGCACGTCCTCGGCGCAGCGCGGGCGCTGGGCCTGTCAGGAGACCAGTAGCCATACACTGCCGCAGTCGGGCCTGTTCACCTCGGGCCCGCTCTTCCACTACGCCACCACCGTGGAGAACCCGGCGGAACTGGATACGGTATGCGCCCGGCTCGCCTCGGGCTTCGCCCGCCCGGGAGGGTTCATCGCGCACGTGAGCCTGCCCCTCTCGGTGCAGATGGCGCAGGTTCCCTCCGCGTCCTCGTCGCCGCTCATCCGGCCAGGGGGCCCGGCCTGTTCGCCGGAGGAGCTCGCGGAGATCGCGCGGATGCTGGCGGAGCGCGAGACGGTCCTCTGGGTGGGCTTCGGTGCCCGGCACGCGGCGGCCGAGGTCCGCGCGCTCGCCGAGCGCCTGGGTGCACCCGTGATGTCCTCTCCCCGGGGCAAGGGCATCTTCCCCGAGCGCCATCCCCTCTACCTGGGCAGCACCGGCCTGGGGGGGCACGCCACCGTGGACCGGTACTTCATCGCCCACCGGCCCGAACACGTGCTCGTCCTCGGCTCGCGTCTCTCCGAGCCCACCTCGTTCTGGAATCCGCTGTTCATCCCCACCCAGGGCTTCATCCACGTGGACGTGGACCCGGAGGTGCCCGGCAGTGCCTACCCCACCGCGCGCGTCCTGCCCGTGCAGGCCGAGGTGAAGGGCTTCCTCCATCGGCTGTTGGGACTGCTGCCGGCACAGCGCCGTGCGCCCCGGGCCGTGGAGGGCCTGGCGGCGGAAGAGCTCCTGGCTCCTCGTCAGGAGGGGCCGGTGCGCCCGCGCGTGTTGATGGAGCGGGTGCAGTCGTTGATCATCGATCGAAGCGACGCGGTGGTGATGACCGAGTCGGGCAATGCGTTCGCCTGGGGCAACCAGCACCTGCGCTTCGAGGAGCCCGGACGCTACCGGGTGAGCACGGGCTTCGGCTCGATGGGCCACATGGCCTCGGGCGTGGTGGGCCTGGCGCTCGCGCGGGGCGGCAAGGCGGTGGCCATCGTGGGTGATGGCTCGATGTTGATGAACAACGAGCTCAGTACCGCGGCGCAGTACCGCGCCCCGGCAGTGTGGATCATCATGAACGACGCACAGTACGGAATGGTGGAGCAGGGTATGCGGGCGCTGGGGTTCCAGCCGCTCGAGACGGCGATTCCCCGCGCGGACTTCGTGTCCATCGCACGCGCATGTGGCGCGGATGGGGTGCGCGTGGAGCACGAGCCGGAGCTGGACCCGGCGCTGGAGGCGGCCCTGGCGGCACGGGGCCCGTTCGTGGTGGACGTGGCCATCGATCCCCACGAGACGGCGCCGTGGATGCGCCGCATCCAGAACCTCATCGTCCAGGGCGCCGAGTCCCAGAAGGGAGGTGAGCGATGA
- a CDS encoding mevalonate kinase family protein, producing the protein MERALSAPGKLFVSGEYAVLWGGVSRVAAVGPRTSALVRRRADSLVHVCVEEGTLSGRTTPRGVKWDREVPPGFSFVARTLDEALRLHGRESVGFDLAVSPSAVGPNGRKLGMGGSACATVLAADAVRFVLEEKFDALKVALVSHAAAQGGKGSGGDVAASYAGGVVRYRRYEVSGLIEASSAGGYRAALDAAPTVDVWRLPVPRVSLGYAFTGESASTRVLISQVEAKMGEAGRRAFVERSDALGHEIEVGLGGGDFRAFSEAVREQHALLQELGPLETEPMRRVLGMASAYGCVGKQSGAGGGDGCILFAPDAEKRAALLEGIRARGFHTLELEVEPGVRGEAQPDARLRSWLDASR; encoded by the coding sequence ATGGAGCGCGCGCTCTCGGCCCCGGGGAAGCTGTTCGTGTCCGGCGAGTACGCCGTGCTGTGGGGCGGCGTGTCGCGTGTGGCGGCGGTGGGGCCGCGAACGTCGGCGCTGGTGCGTCGGCGCGCGGACAGCCTGGTGCACGTGTGCGTGGAGGAGGGGACGCTGTCGGGGCGGACGACGCCTCGGGGCGTGAAGTGGGATCGCGAGGTTCCGCCGGGCTTCTCCTTCGTGGCGCGCACGCTGGACGAGGCGCTGCGGCTGCACGGGCGGGAGTCCGTGGGCTTCGACCTGGCGGTGTCCCCGTCGGCGGTGGGCCCCAACGGGCGCAAGCTGGGCATGGGTGGTAGCGCGTGCGCCACGGTGCTCGCGGCGGACGCGGTGCGCTTCGTGTTGGAGGAGAAGTTCGATGCGCTGAAGGTGGCGCTCGTCTCCCACGCGGCGGCGCAGGGCGGGAAGGGCAGTGGTGGCGACGTGGCCGCGAGCTACGCGGGCGGCGTGGTGCGCTACCGGCGCTACGAGGTGTCGGGCCTCATCGAGGCGTCGAGCGCCGGTGGTTACCGCGCGGCGCTGGACGCGGCTCCCACGGTGGACGTGTGGCGGCTGCCCGTGCCCAGGGTGTCGCTGGGCTACGCCTTCACCGGGGAGAGCGCCTCGACGCGGGTGCTCATCTCGCAGGTGGAGGCGAAGATGGGCGAGGCGGGGCGCCGGGCCTTCGTGGAGCGCTCGGACGCGCTGGGGCACGAGATCGAAGTGGGGCTCGGGGGCGGGGACTTCCGCGCCTTCTCCGAGGCGGTGCGCGAGCAGCACGCGCTGCTCCAGGAGCTGGGCCCGCTGGAGACCGAGCCGATGCGCCGGGTGCTGGGCATGGCCTCGGCGTACGGGTGCGTGGGCAAGCAGTCCGGCGCCGGTGGTGGGGACGGGTGCATCCTGTTCGCCCCGGACGCGGAGAAGCGGGCCGCGCTGCTGGAGGGCATCCGCGCGCGGGGCTTCCACACCCTGGAGCTCGAGGTGGAGCCCGGCGTGCGCGGGGAAGCACAGCCGGACGCGCGGCTGCGCTCGTGGCTCGATGCCTCGCGGTAG
- a CDS encoding 3-oxoacyl-ACP synthase III family protein, translated as MKGGVGIRALALAYPETVRTNDYFRTNHAQVLAEAQQKSLSRVWSPHKTTESARDIFNEEMAPFLDDPFRGTVERRVLGPGESVYSLELRAAREALAAAAMSPGDVELLLCTSLLPQAVGIGDAAFLARDLGLRGTAWNFESACSGALVGLQMACSLVRSGEYRNALVVVGCSYSQNTAETDSLGWTCGDGAAAFLVSAVPEGSGVLGFKSLHTAETCGSLYYEMVAEADQAPRMFLKANPQAGKSLKVVSESSLRASCEGAVRAAGVSLEQIDFFVFNTPLAWYASFCAKMLGVALERTLNTFPLYANVGPVLMPTNLYHAAQAGRIKPGDLVLLYSIGSVSSAGAAVLRWGEVALGPSPVAEPPPVGAGHWRPGAR; from the coding sequence ATGAAGGGGGGAGTTGGCATCCGCGCGCTCGCGCTGGCGTACCCGGAGACGGTCCGTACCAACGACTACTTCCGCACGAACCACGCGCAGGTGCTGGCCGAGGCCCAGCAGAAGTCCCTGTCCCGCGTCTGGTCGCCGCACAAGACGACGGAGAGCGCGCGCGACATCTTCAACGAGGAGATGGCGCCGTTCCTGGATGATCCCTTCCGGGGCACGGTGGAGCGCCGGGTGCTCGGGCCCGGTGAGTCCGTCTACTCTCTGGAGCTCCGGGCCGCACGCGAGGCGCTCGCCGCCGCGGCCATGTCGCCGGGGGATGTGGAACTGCTGTTGTGCACCTCGCTGCTGCCCCAGGCGGTCGGTATCGGGGACGCGGCCTTCCTCGCCAGGGATCTGGGCCTCAGGGGGACGGCGTGGAACTTCGAGAGCGCCTGCTCGGGCGCGTTGGTGGGCCTGCAGATGGCCTGCTCGCTCGTGCGTTCGGGCGAGTACCGCAACGCGCTGGTGGTGGTGGGTTGCAGCTACTCGCAGAACACGGCGGAGACGGACTCGCTGGGCTGGACGTGCGGTGACGGCGCCGCCGCCTTCCTGGTGAGCGCCGTGCCCGAGGGCTCCGGCGTGCTCGGCTTCAAGTCGCTGCACACCGCGGAGACGTGCGGCTCCCTGTACTACGAGATGGTGGCCGAAGCGGACCAGGCGCCGCGCATGTTCCTGAAGGCGAACCCCCAGGCGGGCAAGTCCCTCAAGGTGGTGTCCGAGTCCAGCCTGCGTGCTTCCTGCGAAGGCGCCGTTCGGGCCGCCGGGGTGTCGCTCGAGCAGATCGACTTCTTCGTCTTCAACACGCCGCTGGCCTGGTACGCGTCCTTCTGCGCGAAGATGCTGGGCGTTGCCCTGGAGCGCACCCTCAACACCTTCCCGCTCTACGCCAACGTGGGCCCGGTGTTGATGCCCACCAACCTGTACCACGCCGCCCAGGCGGGCCGGATCAAGCCCGGAGACCTGGTCCTGCTCTACAGCATCGGCAGCGTGTCCAGCGCGGGAGCGGCGGTGCTCCGCTGGGGTGAGGTGGCCCTGGGTCCGAGTCCCGTGGCGGAGCCGCCCCCGGTGGGAGCGGGCCACTGGCGTCCAGGCGCTCGCTGA
- a CDS encoding SPW repeat protein — MRARWSSMLLCVWLVVSPFILGGFGAPEARANTVTVGLCLFLFVLVADSIPAFRFVDTALGLWLAASPFLLGYSDEMAPTVNSIIVGLLVAALSLLPSRRAGQLALRTRRPLHAR; from the coding sequence ATGAGGGCTCGCTGGTCGAGCATGCTGCTGTGCGTCTGGCTCGTCGTCTCGCCGTTCATCCTCGGAGGATTCGGAGCTCCGGAGGCCCGGGCCAACACGGTCACCGTGGGCCTCTGCCTCTTCCTCTTCGTGCTGGTGGCCGATTCGATTCCCGCCTTCCGCTTCGTCGACACCGCGCTCGGCCTGTGGCTCGCCGCCTCGCCGTTCCTGCTCGGGTACAGCGACGAGATGGCGCCCACCGTGAACAGCATCATCGTGGGTCTTCTCGTCGCGGCCCTGTCACTCCTCCCGAGCAGGCGAGCCGGACAGCTGGCCCTGCGCACGAGGCGACCGCTCCACGCCAGGTGA
- a CDS encoding hydroxymethylglutaryl-CoA reductase, degradative, with product MSETLTSRLSGFHKLSMVERHEKLSQMLNLDEMDLAQLQGISALQPGLANQMIENAVGTFSLPLGLGLNLQINGRDYLVPMAVEEPSVVAAVSFASKIVREAGGFSAEADDPVMIGQVQLTRYGDPTEATKKILASKEALLALANSFHPSMVKRGGGCKDIEVRVLPAPEGPRGEPLLVVHLIIDTQEAMGANLINTMAEGVAPLLEQLTGGKVFLRILSNLADRRLARATCRIPVEMLADFDMPGASIAEGIYQASRFALADPYRAATHNKGIMNGIDSAAIAAGQDWRAIEAGAHAFACRDGQYRPLSTWHVDDGHLVGRIELPMALGLVGGPIKIHPGVQVAMKILQVSSARELSMVFAAVGLAQNFAAVRALGSIGIQKGHMALHARCVAVTAGARGDWVEKIAELLVTAGHVKVEKAREIIASLSAEDFRAATGTEG from the coding sequence ATGTCTGAAACGCTGACGTCCCGGTTGTCTGGTTTCCACAAGCTGTCGATGGTGGAGCGGCACGAGAAGCTCTCCCAGATGCTGAACCTGGACGAGATGGACCTGGCGCAGCTCCAGGGCATCAGCGCGCTCCAGCCGGGTCTGGCCAACCAGATGATCGAGAACGCCGTGGGGACGTTCTCCCTGCCGCTGGGGCTCGGGCTGAACCTGCAGATCAACGGCCGGGACTACCTGGTGCCGATGGCGGTGGAGGAGCCCTCGGTGGTGGCGGCGGTCTCCTTCGCGTCGAAGATCGTCCGCGAGGCGGGCGGCTTCTCCGCCGAGGCCGATGATCCCGTGATGATCGGCCAGGTGCAGCTCACCCGCTATGGGGACCCGACCGAGGCGACGAAGAAGATCCTCGCGTCCAAGGAGGCGCTGCTCGCGCTGGCCAACAGCTTCCACCCGTCCATGGTGAAGCGTGGCGGTGGCTGCAAGGACATCGAGGTGCGCGTCCTGCCGGCCCCCGAGGGCCCGCGCGGCGAACCGCTGCTCGTCGTCCACCTGATCATCGACACGCAGGAGGCGATGGGGGCCAACCTCATCAACACCATGGCCGAGGGCGTGGCGCCGCTGCTCGAGCAGCTCACCGGCGGCAAGGTGTTCCTGCGCATCCTCTCCAACCTGGCGGACCGGCGGCTGGCGCGCGCCACGTGCCGGATTCCGGTGGAGATGCTGGCGGACTTCGACATGCCGGGTGCGTCCATCGCCGAGGGCATCTACCAGGCGAGCCGTTTCGCGCTGGCGGATCCATACCGGGCGGCCACGCACAACAAGGGCATCATGAACGGCATCGACTCGGCGGCCATCGCCGCGGGCCAGGACTGGCGCGCCATCGAGGCGGGCGCGCATGCCTTCGCGTGCCGGGACGGTCAGTACCGGCCGCTGTCCACGTGGCACGTGGATGACGGGCACCTGGTGGGCCGCATCGAGCTGCCCATGGCGCTGGGCCTGGTGGGCGGTCCCATCAAGATCCACCCGGGCGTGCAGGTGGCCATGAAGATCCTGCAGGTGTCGTCGGCGCGCGAGCTGTCCATGGTGTTCGCGGCGGTGGGACTGGCGCAGAACTTCGCGGCGGTGCGGGCGCTGGGCTCCATTGGCATCCAGAAGGGCCACATGGCGCTGCACGCGCGGTGCGTGGCGGTGACGGCGGGCGCGCGGGGTGACTGGGTGGAGAAGATCGCCGAGCTGCTGGTGACGGCGGGCCACGTGAAGGTGGAGAAGGCGCGGGAGATCATCGCCTCGCTGTCGGCCGAGGACTTCCGCGCGGCCACGGGCACCGAGGGCTGA
- the mvaD gene encoding diphosphomevalonate decarboxylase, whose product MKATARAHPNLALVKYWGKRDDALILPHQSSLSMTLSPLAVRTTVAFGEGSADEVELNGYVAKGSERDRVLRVLDAVRAEVKGRELGPAKMVSRGDFPASAGLASSAAGFAALAVAARAAAGLPADPKAASILSRLGSGSACRSVQGGFCEWMRGERPDGTDSYAVQRFDEKHWPQLRMVVAIVSRDEKEVKSRDGMKNAVETSPYYPAWVKDAEAEVVRAREFLAKKDLQALGEMCERNAWRMHATSLAADPPLCYLMPKTLELIHSLREQRKKGVPVWFTLDAGPNPCILTDAANEVAAEAVARACGATEVVRCVPGGDAVLLTEHLF is encoded by the coding sequence ATGAAGGCGACCGCTCGGGCCCATCCCAACCTGGCGCTGGTGAAGTACTGGGGCAAGCGCGACGACGCGCTCATCCTCCCCCACCAGTCGAGTCTCTCCATGACGTTGTCGCCGCTGGCGGTGCGGACGACGGTGGCCTTCGGCGAGGGCTCGGCCGACGAGGTGGAGCTCAACGGCTACGTGGCCAAGGGAAGCGAACGCGACCGCGTGCTGCGCGTGCTGGACGCGGTTCGCGCGGAGGTGAAGGGCCGCGAGCTCGGCCCGGCGAAGATGGTGTCGCGCGGGGACTTCCCGGCGTCGGCGGGACTGGCGAGCAGCGCGGCGGGCTTCGCGGCGCTGGCGGTGGCGGCTCGCGCGGCGGCGGGGCTGCCGGCGGATCCGAAGGCGGCGAGCATCCTCTCCCGGTTGGGGAGCGGCTCGGCGTGCCGCAGCGTGCAGGGTGGCTTCTGCGAGTGGATGCGGGGCGAGCGCCCGGACGGCACGGACAGCTACGCGGTGCAGCGCTTCGACGAGAAGCACTGGCCGCAGCTGCGCATGGTGGTGGCCATCGTCAGCCGCGACGAGAAGGAAGTGAAGTCGCGCGACGGCATGAAGAACGCCGTGGAGACGAGCCCGTACTACCCGGCCTGGGTGAAGGACGCCGAGGCCGAGGTGGTGCGCGCGCGCGAGTTCCTCGCGAAGAAGGACCTGCAGGCGCTGGGCGAGATGTGCGAGCGCAACGCGTGGAGGATGCACGCCACGTCGCTCGCGGCGGATCCCCCGCTCTGCTACCTGATGCCGAAGACGCTGGAGCTGATCCACTCGCTGCGCGAGCAGCGCAAGAAGGGCGTGCCGGTGTGGTTCACGCTGGACGCGGGGCCGAACCCCTGCATCCTGACGGACGCGGCGAACGAGGTGGCGGCGGAGGCGGTGGCGCGGGCGTGTGGCGCCACCGAGGTGGTGCGGTGCGTGCCGGGTGGTGACGCGGTGCTGCTGACGGAGCATCTGTTCTGA
- a CDS encoding DUF4846 domain-containing protein, with translation MSAPRADFMASVLETAHRYPGRMGTVRTGEWLMRKTAHHLLLLVSLSALLGDPGGSVAAPPAPRQPTKDERARYSWLSAERAIRPLAEAIPPPSGYTRVAVEEGSFGAWLRGLPLRPAGAPVRDFRGNDILAGDAAALAAVAELDVGPADLQQCADSIIRLHAEWLWSRGQKERITYRFTSGHPASWTRYAAGERARVSGSKVTWVKNGPVDGSRASFRAYLDLVFTYAGTLSLSAEARRPGREDVRPGDFFVLGGSPGHAVLVLDVARNASGARVALLGQGFTPAQDFHVLSPGKDGPWFSLDVHEVATPFWKPFPWSSLRRL, from the coding sequence ATGAGTGCTCCTCGCGCTGACTTCATGGCTTCCGTGCTGGAGACGGCACACCGCTACCCGGGCAGAATGGGGACCGTGCGCACCGGCGAATGGCTCATGAGGAAGACGGCCCACCATCTGTTGCTGCTCGTATCGCTCTCCGCCCTCCTGGGGGATCCGGGCGGGTCGGTGGCGGCCCCGCCCGCGCCGCGTCAGCCCACGAAGGACGAGCGGGCCCGCTACTCCTGGCTCTCCGCGGAGCGCGCCATCCGCCCGCTCGCCGAGGCGATTCCGCCGCCATCCGGGTACACGCGGGTGGCCGTCGAGGAGGGCTCCTTCGGGGCGTGGCTGCGCGGGCTTCCGCTGCGTCCGGCCGGTGCTCCGGTGCGGGACTTCCGGGGCAACGACATCCTGGCCGGGGATGCCGCCGCGCTCGCGGCGGTGGCGGAGCTGGACGTGGGCCCGGCCGATCTCCAGCAGTGCGCGGACTCCATCATCCGCCTGCATGCGGAGTGGTTGTGGTCGCGGGGCCAGAAGGAGCGCATCACCTACCGCTTCACCAGCGGGCACCCGGCCTCCTGGACGCGTTACGCCGCGGGCGAGCGTGCGCGGGTCTCCGGCTCCAAGGTGACGTGGGTGAAGAACGGACCGGTGGATGGCTCGCGAGCCTCGTTCCGCGCGTACCTGGACCTGGTCTTCACCTACGCGGGGACACTGTCCCTGTCCGCCGAGGCGCGGCGGCCGGGGCGCGAGGACGTGCGGCCCGGTGACTTCTTCGTGCTGGGCGGCAGTCCGGGGCATGCGGTGCTGGTGTTGGACGTGGCTCGCAACGCCTCGGGTGCGCGCGTGGCACTGCTCGGCCAGGGCTTCACCCCCGCGCAGGACTTCCACGTGCTCTCCCCGGGCAAGGACGGCCCCTGGTTCTCGCTGGACGTCCACGAGGTGGCCACGCCCTTCTGGAAGCCCTTCCCCTGGTCCTCGCTCCGCCGGTTGTGA
- the omp85 gene encoding Omp85 family outer membrane protein, with product MLTTALLLTTLATAPTAPSSALPATGADSTASAPAEPPKKEKGFDGIVLPLVSYNSDLGFTYGGVAGAYLYAPGHAPYQHGIAIQAMFTSRGQQNHYLRYDGPQLIGPMRLELRLEYRRELRSPFYGAGNVSAQDFNGDENQERFNYTKRSPGAWVRLRGRPWGETHPFQSYVGYSWRYTGVDPFEASELQKLKPVGIEGGPTGQLMAGVLWDTRDNESDPVRGGVEELSLRVSGSATGSRYQYAGVTLSERRYWQLGPRFILAQRLTLDVLFGEVPFFEWVNTGGVSTSEGIGGMSSVRGIERNRFAGNIKAFSNTELRFRAFDFNLFGAPVIAGGVAFVDLGRVWHPQVTDGPWWKWHPGVGAGLRLSRRAAVVRFDWAMSTESGRSRLYLNFGHMF from the coding sequence ATGCTCACGACCGCGCTGCTGCTGACGACGCTGGCCACGGCCCCGACCGCGCCCTCGAGCGCCCTGCCCGCCACGGGCGCCGATTCCACGGCCTCCGCCCCGGCGGAGCCACCGAAGAAGGAGAAGGGCTTCGACGGCATCGTGCTCCCGCTGGTGAGCTACAACTCGGACCTGGGCTTCACGTATGGCGGCGTGGCCGGCGCCTATCTCTACGCACCGGGGCATGCGCCGTACCAGCACGGCATCGCCATCCAGGCGATGTTCACCAGCCGCGGCCAGCAGAACCACTACCTGCGCTACGACGGGCCGCAGCTCATCGGGCCCATGCGCCTGGAGCTGCGTCTGGAGTACCGGCGCGAGCTGCGCAGCCCCTTCTATGGGGCGGGCAACGTGTCCGCGCAGGACTTCAACGGCGACGAGAACCAGGAGCGCTTCAACTACACGAAGAGATCTCCGGGTGCATGGGTGCGTCTGCGCGGCCGGCCCTGGGGAGAGACCCACCCCTTCCAGTCCTACGTGGGCTACTCGTGGCGGTACACGGGGGTGGATCCGTTCGAGGCCTCGGAGCTGCAGAAGCTCAAGCCGGTGGGCATCGAAGGTGGGCCCACGGGACAGCTCATGGCGGGCGTGCTCTGGGACACGCGCGACAACGAGTCGGATCCGGTACGCGGCGGTGTGGAGGAACTGAGCCTGCGCGTGTCGGGGAGCGCCACGGGCAGCCGCTACCAGTACGCGGGCGTGACGCTGAGCGAGCGGCGCTACTGGCAGCTGGGCCCTCGCTTCATCCTCGCGCAGCGGCTGACGCTTGACGTGCTGTTCGGCGAGGTGCCCTTCTTCGAGTGGGTGAACACGGGCGGCGTGAGCACGTCCGAGGGCATCGGCGGCATGAGCAGCGTGCGAGGCATCGAACGCAACCGGTTCGCGGGCAACATCAAGGCCTTCTCCAACACGGAGCTGCGCTTCCGCGCCTTCGACTTCAACCTGTTCGGCGCCCCCGTCATCGCGGGCGGCGTGGCCTTCGTGGACCTCGGGCGCGTATGGCACCCGCAGGTGACGGACGGCCCGTGGTGGAAGTGGCACCCGGGCGTGGGGGCCGGCCTTCGTCTGAGCCGACGCGCCGCCGTGGTGCGCTTCGACTGGGCCATGTCCACCGAGTCGGGCCGCAGCCGCCTGTACCTCAACTTCGGCCACATGTTCTGA